The following coding sequences are from one Acidobacteriota bacterium window:
- a CDS encoding DUF4256 domain-containing protein, which yields MKPQPRRDLLQTLRHRFEQHAHRHERMAWDEVRVRLEGSLDALGSLRQMEDTGGEPDVIGRDDETGLYTFCDCSPESPSGRRSLCYDGEALDARKQHKPQGSAVEMAAAMGLRLLTEDQYRALQRLGEFDTKTSSWISTPSEVRSLGGALFGDRRYGRVFVYHNGAQSYYAARGFRGWLTV from the coding sequence GTGAAGCCACAGCCACGCCGGGACCTGCTTCAGACCCTGAGGCATCGCTTCGAGCAGCACGCGCACCGACACGAGAGAATGGCGTGGGACGAGGTGCGGGTCAGACTCGAGGGTAGCCTCGACGCGCTCGGCTCACTTCGCCAGATGGAAGACACGGGTGGTGAACCGGACGTGATCGGGCGTGACGACGAGACGGGGCTGTACACGTTCTGCGACTGTTCTCCAGAGAGCCCGAGCGGCCGCAGGAGCCTGTGCTACGACGGAGAGGCGCTGGACGCGCGAAAGCAGCACAAGCCCCAGGGCAGCGCGGTCGAGATGGCCGCTGCCATGGGCCTCCGCCTGCTGACGGAGGACCAGTACCGTGCGCTGCAGCGGCTCGGCGAGTTCGACACGAAGACCTCGAGCTGGATCAGCACCCCGTCGGAGGTTCGTTCGCTTGGCGGGGCCCTCTTCGGCGACCGTCGCTATGGCAGGGTCTTCGTGTATCACAACGGCGCACAGTCGTACTATGCCGCCAGGGGCTTTCGTGGCTGGCTGACGGTATGA
- a CDS encoding VWA domain-containing protein has protein sequence MPLACVVVALVAVLLVPAPALAQAVFRSGIDLVSLGVTVTDRRGALVSDLTIHDFEVIEAGTRQRLEYFASGLADGEMRPELHLGLLLDTSGSMVSEMHLARTAAIKFLNRFEDADDMTLVDFDTEVRVARYGQADFPRLVERIRSRKPDGWTALYDAIGVYLDGASMQDGRKILVLYTDGDDTRSNMTFSETMELLRASDVTMYVVGLFGRRLPNPQERARLSQLAEVTGGLAYFPAAASQLDEVYDKIVEEVSARYTLGYRSSNRVEDGAWRAVEIRLTRPDLQGAKIRARKGYFAPYRPASGLP, from the coding sequence GTGCCGCTCGCCTGTGTGGTCGTCGCCCTCGTGGCCGTGTTGCTGGTGCCCGCGCCTGCCCTGGCGCAGGCGGTGTTCCGCTCGGGCATCGACCTCGTGAGCCTTGGCGTGACCGTGACCGACCGGCGGGGGGCGCTCGTGAGCGACCTGACGATCCACGATTTCGAGGTGATCGAGGCCGGCACCCGGCAACGCCTCGAGTACTTCGCCTCCGGCCTTGCGGACGGCGAGATGCGCCCCGAGCTGCACCTCGGGCTGCTGCTCGATACGAGCGGCAGCATGGTCAGCGAGATGCACCTCGCCCGCACGGCCGCGATCAAGTTCCTCAATCGTTTCGAAGACGCCGACGACATGACCCTCGTCGACTTCGACACCGAGGTCCGGGTGGCCCGGTACGGCCAGGCCGACTTCCCGCGGCTCGTCGAGCGCATCCGCAGCCGCAAGCCCGACGGGTGGACCGCGCTGTACGACGCGATCGGCGTGTACCTCGACGGCGCGTCGATGCAGGACGGGCGCAAGATCCTCGTGCTCTACACTGACGGCGACGACACGCGCAGCAACATGACGTTCTCGGAGACCATGGAGCTGCTCAGAGCTTCAGACGTCACGATGTACGTCGTCGGTCTGTTCGGGCGGCGCCTGCCGAACCCCCAGGAGCGGGCGCGCCTGAGCCAGCTCGCCGAGGTCACGGGGGGGCTGGCCTATTTCCCGGCCGCCGCCTCGCAGCTCGACGAGGTGTACGACAAGATCGTCGAGGAAGTGTCGGCGCGCTACACCCTGGGCTACCGGTCGTCGAACCGCGTCGAAGACGGCGCCTGGCGAGCGGTGGAGATCCGCCTGACCCGACCCGACCTGCAGGGGGCGAAGATCCGGGCCCGAAAGGGGTACTTCGCCCCGTACCGCCCGGCCTCGGGACTGCCCTGA
- a CDS encoding replication-associated recombination protein A, which yields MSSPSLFPDEAPAGRPPEAPAPLAERMRPRTLDEFVGQDALLAPGRPLREAIERDVLQSIILWGPPGTGKTTLARLMASLTRAHFIAFSAVLSGIKEIKAVMAEAEEARRRLGRRTILFVDEIHRFNKAQQDAFLPRVEAGDIVLVGATTENPSFEVNAALLSRSKVFVLQPLSATDIEGLCRRALDDPERGLGRLGVEATDDGLAALARFANGDARVALNMLELVSGLARERGPIDAVFVADALEKRSLLYDKTGEEHYNLISALHKSLRNSDPDAAVYWLARMLEAGEDVLYVARRLIRFASEDVGNADPQALTVAVAAKEAAHFLGLPEANTALAQAALYLATAPKSNAVYRAYGQAASDAARDVAEPVPLHLRNAPTRLMKTLDYGKGYRYAHDEADAVTDMTCLPPSLAGRTYYEPTERGFEKEIKRRLDGWAEIKRKRRE from the coding sequence ATGTCGTCTCCCTCCCTGTTCCCGGACGAGGCCCCAGCCGGCCGACCGCCCGAGGCCCCGGCGCCGCTCGCCGAACGCATGCGGCCGCGCACGCTCGACGAGTTCGTCGGACAGGACGCGCTGCTTGCGCCCGGTCGGCCGTTGCGCGAGGCCATCGAGCGGGACGTGCTGCAGTCGATCATCCTCTGGGGTCCGCCCGGCACCGGCAAGACGACGCTGGCGCGCCTGATGGCGTCGCTGACGCGGGCCCACTTCATCGCCTTCAGCGCGGTGCTGAGCGGGATCAAGGAGATCAAGGCGGTGATGGCCGAGGCCGAGGAGGCGCGCCGTCGGCTCGGACGCCGCACCATCCTGTTCGTCGACGAGATCCACCGCTTCAACAAGGCCCAGCAGGACGCCTTTCTGCCGCGCGTCGAGGCCGGCGACATCGTGCTCGTCGGGGCGACCACCGAGAACCCGTCATTCGAGGTCAACGCGGCGCTGCTGTCGCGCTCGAAGGTCTTCGTGCTGCAGCCGCTCTCGGCGACCGACATCGAGGGCCTCTGCCGCCGGGCGCTCGACGACCCCGAACGCGGCCTCGGCCGGCTCGGCGTCGAGGCCACCGACGACGGCCTCGCAGCCCTGGCGCGCTTCGCCAACGGCGACGCACGCGTCGCGCTGAACATGCTCGAGCTCGTGTCGGGGCTCGCGCGCGAGCGCGGCCCGATCGACGCCGTGTTCGTGGCCGACGCGCTCGAGAAACGATCGCTGCTGTACGACAAGACCGGTGAAGAGCACTACAACCTGATCTCGGCGCTGCACAAGTCGCTCCGCAACTCCGATCCCGATGCGGCGGTCTACTGGCTCGCCAGGATGCTCGAAGCCGGCGAGGACGTGCTCTACGTGGCGCGCCGGCTGATCCGGTTCGCGTCGGAGGACGTCGGCAACGCCGACCCCCAGGCCCTCACCGTCGCCGTCGCCGCGAAGGAGGCGGCGCACTTCCTTGGACTGCCCGAGGCCAACACCGCCCTTGCGCAGGCGGCCCTCTACCTCGCGACGGCGCCGAAGAGCAACGCCGTGTACCGCGCCTACGGGCAGGCGGCATCCGATGCCGCGCGCGACGTGGCCGAGCCCGTGCCGCTGCACCTGCGCAACGCGCCGACCCGGCTGATGAAGACGCTCGACTACGGCAAGGGCTACCGCTACGCGCATGACGAGGCCGATGCGGTGACCGACATGACGTGCCTGCCACCGTCGCTGGCCGGCCGCACGTACTACGAACCCACCGAGCGGGGCTTCGAGAAGGAGATCAAGCGGAGGCTCGACGGCTGGGCCGAGATCAAGCGCAAGCGGCGTGAGTAG
- a CDS encoding DHH family phosphoesterase, protein MQCLAVCQDELVIRTLDRVLPPTFDVSFIVESRPLARRLHDAGLAVSAADPRRLDSYLKADLSPNTCVIVEDNGRRSLRRIVEAVHKAGGSLLYVLGTGPTTKRSDEVRAEFPEVTVLSLAELVGSPLQTELGRSVTRARVQQYQRYFADADRVLILLHNDPDPDAMASGLALRNLLRRTKTTAIIGALQGMTRPENLRMANLLDIHVEQITPDQFVTFDRIATVDVQPHYFGGLLPKADLVIDHHPEQPGYIAPYRDIRADYGSTCTILTEHLRAVDVNISERTATAMLYAIKSDTLFFARQTNRVDLEAFTYLYPLADAALIRKMEGAEITMERLGCVRQAFEHGSLADQVFCAYLGESPREDFITYVADFLLQLEDVKWTIIAGRVNGSLVVSVRNLGYSRNAGEFVKRWFNEIGSAGGHRAMAKAVVPWDRFVEKYGDLPPAGIHDRLREMAERFLKDTGGEKRKDVVAAR, encoded by the coding sequence ATGCAGTGTCTCGCCGTCTGTCAGGACGAGCTCGTCATCCGGACCCTCGACCGGGTACTCCCGCCGACCTTCGACGTGAGCTTCATCGTGGAGAGCCGGCCGCTCGCGCGGCGGCTTCACGACGCGGGGCTCGCCGTGTCGGCCGCCGACCCCCGCCGGCTCGACAGTTACCTCAAGGCCGACCTCTCGCCGAACACCTGCGTCATCGTCGAGGACAACGGGCGGCGGAGCCTGCGCCGGATCGTCGAGGCCGTGCACAAGGCGGGCGGGTCGCTGCTCTACGTGCTCGGCACGGGCCCGACCACGAAGCGCTCCGACGAGGTGCGGGCCGAGTTTCCCGAGGTCACGGTGCTGTCGCTCGCGGAGCTCGTCGGGTCGCCACTCCAGACGGAGCTCGGCCGGTCGGTGACCCGCGCGCGCGTGCAGCAGTACCAGCGCTACTTCGCCGACGCCGACCGCGTGCTCATCCTGCTGCACAACGACCCCGATCCCGACGCGATGGCGAGCGGCCTGGCCCTGCGCAACCTGCTGCGGCGCACGAAGACGACCGCCATCATCGGGGCGTTGCAGGGCATGACCCGGCCTGAGAACCTGCGGATGGCGAACCTGCTCGACATTCACGTCGAGCAGATCACCCCCGATCAGTTCGTCACCTTCGACCGCATCGCCACCGTCGACGTCCAGCCGCACTATTTCGGCGGCCTGCTGCCCAAGGCCGACCTGGTCATCGATCACCACCCCGAGCAGCCGGGCTACATCGCGCCCTACCGCGACATCCGCGCCGACTACGGGTCGACCTGCACCATCCTCACCGAGCACCTGCGTGCCGTCGACGTGAACATCTCCGAGCGCACGGCGACGGCGATGCTCTACGCCATCAAGTCGGACACGCTCTTCTTCGCGCGCCAGACCAACCGCGTCGACCTCGAGGCGTTCACGTACCTGTACCCCCTCGCCGATGCGGCGCTCATCCGGAAGATGGAGGGCGCGGAGATCACCATGGAGCGGCTGGGGTGCGTCCGCCAGGCGTTCGAGCACGGGTCGCTCGCCGACCAGGTCTTCTGCGCGTACCTCGGCGAGTCGCCACGCGAGGACTTCATCACCTACGTGGCCGACTTCCTCCTGCAGCTCGAGGACGTGAAGTGGACGATCATCGCGGGCCGCGTCAACGGTTCGCTCGTCGTCTCGGTCCGCAACCTGGGGTACTCGCGCAACGCCGGCGAGTTCGTCAAGCGCTGGTTCAACGAGATCGGCAGCGCCGGCGGTCACCGGGCGATGGCGAAGGCCGTGGTGCCGTGGGATCGGTTCGTCGAGAAGTACGGCGACCTCCCGCCGGCCGGGATCCACGACCGCCTGCGCGAGATGGCCGAGCGGTTCCTGAAGGACACCGGGGGGGAGAAGCGCAAGGACGTGGTGGCGGCGCGCTGA
- a CDS encoding peptidoglycan DD-metalloendopeptidase family protein, which produces MSKVTVFLSGIATAMALLSSPAATADEIEAVLAHPPFAVYYICGEHAQGQLEHQGDALGTDCMIAELVTVDGRTWPRLYAGDGTSNVQWFSWRAPVHSPCDCEVVKVNINPVVNDPGVLGEPPASFVILRRDDGVQFLLAHIQEPEVEAGARVTYGQVIALVGNNGYGRNPHVHVGAWKGKTALQLRWDQRFMAGAKAAAR; this is translated from the coding sequence ATGTCGAAGGTCACCGTGTTTCTGAGTGGCATTGCCACCGCCATGGCGCTGCTGTCGTCGCCGGCCGCGACGGCAGACGAGATCGAGGCCGTGCTGGCGCACCCCCCATTTGCCGTCTACTACATCTGCGGCGAGCACGCGCAGGGACAGCTCGAGCATCAGGGCGACGCCCTCGGCACCGACTGCATGATCGCCGAGCTCGTCACGGTCGACGGTCGCACGTGGCCGCGCCTCTACGCCGGCGACGGCACCAGCAACGTTCAGTGGTTCAGCTGGCGTGCACCCGTGCACTCGCCCTGCGACTGCGAGGTCGTGAAAGTCAACATCAACCCGGTCGTGAACGATCCCGGCGTGCTCGGCGAGCCACCCGCGTCGTTCGTCATCCTGCGGCGTGACGACGGCGTCCAGTTCCTGCTGGCGCACATCCAGGAGCCCGAGGTCGAGGCAGGGGCGCGCGTGACGTACGGCCAGGTCATTGCCCTCGTCGGCAACAACGGTTATGGCCGCAACCCCCACGTCCACGTCGGCGCGTGGAAGGGGAAGACGGCGCTGCAGCTTCGCTGGGACCAGCGCTTCATGGCCGGCGCGAAGGCCGCCGCCAGGTGA
- a CDS encoding RNA methyltransferase produces MDLVTSRQNPLVQRCRRLATGRSLDEGALLLDGPHLVREALAASFPVEVAVVEVDQASHVPRSGELADVALALQDAGVHVVGAPGRVFAAMSPVRSPSGVLALAAPPAWTDDALLFPAPALVVVAVDVQDPGNLGAIVRGAEAAWATGVVVTGASADPFGWKALRGAMGSSLRLPVVRTAEAEAAIERLAAAGLRVLAATSDADTSFDEVDLTGPVAVVVGGEGHGIPPAVLRRADARVAIPMRPPVDSLNVAVAAALVAFEAHRQRRQSRRRDAGAHGCS; encoded by the coding sequence GTGGACCTCGTCACCAGCCGTCAGAACCCACTCGTGCAGCGCTGCCGGCGCCTGGCAACGGGGCGCTCCCTGGACGAAGGGGCCTTGCTGCTCGACGGCCCGCACCTCGTGCGCGAGGCCCTCGCCGCCTCGTTTCCCGTCGAGGTGGCGGTGGTCGAAGTCGACCAGGCGAGCCACGTCCCCCGCTCGGGCGAGCTGGCCGATGTGGCTCTCGCCCTGCAGGACGCGGGCGTGCACGTTGTTGGCGCGCCGGGCCGCGTCTTCGCGGCCATGAGCCCCGTGCGCTCGCCGTCGGGCGTGCTGGCGCTCGCAGCGCCGCCTGCGTGGACCGACGACGCGTTGCTCTTCCCCGCCCCCGCCCTCGTCGTCGTCGCCGTCGACGTGCAGGATCCGGGGAACCTGGGCGCCATCGTCCGGGGGGCGGAGGCCGCGTGGGCCACGGGGGTGGTCGTGACCGGCGCGTCGGCCGACCCGTTCGGGTGGAAGGCGCTGCGCGGTGCCATGGGCAGCAGCCTGCGGCTGCCGGTCGTGCGCACGGCGGAGGCCGAAGCCGCGATCGAGCGGCTGGCCGCGGCGGGGCTCCGCGTCCTGGCCGCGACGTCGGACGCCGACACGTCGTTCGACGAGGTCGACCTGACGGGCCCCGTGGCGGTCGTCGTCGGCGGCGAGGGCCACGGCATTCCGCCGGCCGTGCTGCGACGAGCCGACGCGCGCGTGGCCATCCCGATGCGCCCGCCCGTCGACTCGCTCAATGTGGCGGTCGCCGCCGCGCTCGTCGCCTTCGAGGCGCACCGTCAGCGGCGACAGTCGCGCCGGCGCGACGCAGGGGCTCACGGCTGCTCCTGA
- a CDS encoding dihydrofolate reductase family protein, with product MQTQYYTATSLDGFIATEDDSLDWLFTLGDVSQTSYPAFIADIGALAMGSATYEWMLRHADQVAAEAGSPWPYVQPTWIFSSRPLPSIEGADTRFVKGDVRPVHAEMRRAAGSKNIWVVGGGDLAGQFCDAGLLDEIIVQVGSVTLGKGKPLFPRRVTSPPLRLVSVRQIGTGFAELRYELPRGDAAATI from the coding sequence ATGCAGACGCAGTACTACACCGCGACGAGCCTCGACGGGTTCATCGCCACCGAAGACGATTCGTTGGACTGGCTGTTCACCCTCGGCGACGTCAGCCAGACGAGCTACCCCGCGTTCATCGCCGACATTGGCGCATTGGCGATGGGCTCGGCCACCTATGAGTGGATGCTGCGTCACGCCGACCAGGTCGCCGCCGAAGCCGGGTCGCCGTGGCCGTACGTCCAGCCAACCTGGATCTTCTCGAGCCGGCCGCTGCCGTCGATTGAGGGGGCGGACACGCGCTTCGTCAAGGGCGACGTGCGACCCGTGCACGCCGAGATGCGCAGGGCGGCAGGCTCGAAGAACATCTGGGTCGTGGGCGGCGGAGACCTTGCCGGTCAGTTCTGCGACGCCGGCCTGCTCGACGAGATCATCGTGCAGGTGGGGTCGGTCACGCTGGGGAAGGGCAAGCCGTTGTTCCCGCGTCGCGTCACGAGCCCGCCCCTGCGCCTGGTGTCGGTTCGGCAGATCGGCACCGGCTTCGCGGAGCTGCGGTACGAGCTGCCACGAGGCGACGCCGCGGCCACCATCTGA
- a CDS encoding aminotransferase class I/II-fold pyridoxal phosphate-dependent enzyme, whose translation MTEHWKRDTRVIHEGEGASSEALPVSTPIYQTTTFLFESGEAMRRHAEEGAPHYIYSRDRNPTVEAAERKMATLEGAEAALVFSSGQAATTATLMGLVSAGDEVVCSGGIYGGTLRLLRDVLARFGVRTRFVSLDDVREPTHVLSDTTRVVWFETPVNPTLRCVDIRQVADACRACGVVSVVDSTFASPANQQPLALGVDLVMHSASKYLAGHSDLTAGAIAGPHRLVDRVAEVRSLVGGVLDPQAAFALARSLKTLSVRMARHNANAAAAAAFLASHPRVSRVLYPGLASHPDRDVAERQMQGFGGMVTFDVDGRLETALAVYDRLRVFQRAASLGGVESLCSLPVLTSQVGYSDEELARAGVTRGMLRLSVGLEDPDDLVADLAQALG comes from the coding sequence ATGACCGAACACTGGAAGCGCGACACCCGTGTCATTCACGAGGGCGAGGGCGCGTCGTCCGAGGCGCTGCCCGTCTCGACGCCGATCTACCAGACGACCACGTTCCTCTTCGAGTCGGGGGAGGCGATGCGGCGGCACGCGGAGGAGGGTGCGCCCCACTACATCTACTCACGCGACCGCAACCCGACGGTCGAGGCCGCCGAGCGCAAGATGGCCACGCTCGAGGGGGCCGAGGCGGCGCTGGTGTTCTCGTCGGGTCAGGCGGCGACCACCGCCACGTTGATGGGGCTCGTGTCGGCCGGCGACGAGGTGGTGTGCAGCGGCGGCATCTACGGCGGCACGTTGCGGCTGCTGCGCGACGTGCTCGCGCGCTTCGGTGTCCGGACACGGTTCGTGTCGCTCGACGACGTCCGCGAGCCGACCCACGTGCTGTCGGACACCACGCGGGTCGTGTGGTTCGAGACGCCGGTCAACCCGACGCTCAGGTGCGTCGACATCCGCCAGGTGGCCGACGCGTGCCGCGCCTGCGGGGTCGTGTCGGTGGTCGACAGCACGTTTGCCAGCCCGGCCAACCAGCAGCCGCTCGCACTCGGCGTCGACCTCGTGATGCACAGCGCGTCGAAGTACCTGGCGGGCCACAGCGACCTGACGGCGGGCGCCATCGCCGGTCCGCACCGGCTGGTCGACCGCGTGGCCGAGGTCCGCTCGCTCGTCGGGGGCGTGCTCGACCCGCAGGCGGCCTTCGCGCTGGCGCGCAGCCTCAAGACCCTCAGCGTGAGGATGGCCCGTCACAACGCCAACGCCGCCGCGGCCGCCGCGTTCCTCGCCTCACACCCGCGCGTCTCGCGCGTGCTCTACCCCGGTCTCGCGTCACACCCGGACCGCGACGTGGCCGAGCGGCAGATGCAGGGCTTCGGGGGGATGGTGACCTTCGACGTGGATGGCCGTCTCGAGACGGCGCTGGCCGTCTACGATCGGCTGCGCGTCTTCCAGCGCGCGGCGAGTCTCGGCGGCGTCGAGAGCCTCTGCAGCCTCCCCGTCCTGACGTCCCAGGTGGGGTACTCCGACGAGGAGCTGGCCCGGGCGGGCGTGACACGCGGGATGCTGCGCCTCTCGGTGGGCCTCGAGGATCCCGACGACCTGGTGGCCGACCTCGCTCAGGCGCTCGGCTGA
- a CDS encoding transcription elongation factor GreA, with protein MKAQLVKRFEDEIQELERELKTQLPKEIQRARELGDLRENAEYQAAKERQGFLQARIGMLKKRIGEIALMNVDRIPRGKVGLGSTVEVRESTGERIVYQIVMPDDADVERGWISTASPIGRALLNREEGDEVVVRTPNGLERVFEIVKLSTVHDD; from the coding sequence ATGAAGGCGCAACTCGTCAAGCGGTTCGAAGACGAAATCCAGGAGCTGGAACGCGAGCTGAAGACCCAGTTGCCGAAGGAGATCCAACGCGCCCGCGAGCTCGGCGACCTGCGGGAGAACGCGGAGTACCAGGCAGCGAAGGAGCGCCAGGGCTTCCTCCAGGCCCGTATCGGCATGCTCAAGAAGCGCATCGGCGAGATTGCGCTGATGAACGTCGATCGCATCCCGCGCGGCAAGGTCGGTCTCGGTTCCACCGTCGAGGTCCGCGAGTCGACGGGCGAGCGCATCGTGTATCAGATCGTGATGCCGGACGATGCGGATGTCGAGCGGGGCTGGATCTCGACCGCCTCGCCCATCGGACGGGCGCTCCTCAACCGGGAGGAGGGCGACGAGGTCGTCGTCAGGACGCCGAACGGACTCGAGCGTGTCTTCGAGATCGTCAAGCTGTCGACCGTGCACGACGACTGA
- a CDS encoding bleomycin resistance family protein: protein MVNSFGAPAPIFRVRHLGASLAYYTERLGFSHDWGDAGLASVSRDHCTIFLTEWDQGCNGTRAWIGVDDAGTLHEELVRRGARVRFPPTNYQWAFEMQVEDLDGNVLRLGSHPKDGVPYGEFLDAAGVRWSMAARDA from the coding sequence ATGGTCAACTCGTTCGGTGCTCCAGCCCCGATCTTCCGGGTCCGGCATCTGGGAGCGAGCCTCGCGTACTACACGGAGCGGCTCGGATTCTCGCATGACTGGGGCGACGCCGGGCTGGCCTCGGTGTCGCGCGACCACTGCACGATCTTCCTCACGGAATGGGACCAGGGCTGCAACGGCACCCGGGCGTGGATTGGCGTCGACGATGCCGGGACGCTCCACGAGGAGCTCGTTCGGCGAGGCGCTCGGGTACGCTTCCCCCCGACCAACTATCAGTGGGCGTTCGAGATGCAGGTCGAAGATCTGGATGGCAACGTTCTGCGTCTCGGGTCGCATCCCAAGGACGGCGTGCCCTATGGTGAGTTCCTCGATGCGGCCGGAGTGCGCTGGTCGATGGCGGCCCGGGATGCGTGA